In Pseudoclavibacter sp. Marseille-Q3772, the sequence TTCCAGAATCATTACACAGCTGGAGTTACAGCTGTGTAGTTCTCCCCAGGTGTGGATAACCCTGTGGATAACTCGCCGCGGTGTTAGAGCAGAGTTCCCATCAGCGGCGGCAACCCCACACAGGCCACCGCGATTGCGAGCTGACACCACAATCCCAAGCGCGCCGGCTGCTTCGCCGCACGCAGATCGTGCACCGTGAGCCAACCGCACAGCAGCCCGATCGCCAATCCACCGACGTGCGCCTCCCACGACACCCCCGGATTCGTGAACGAGATCACGACGTTCAGGGCAATCAGGATCAGCATCGAGGTCACATCCTGCCCACTGGTGCGCAATACGACGAACCACGCTGCAAACAGACCGAAGATCGCGCCCGACGCCCCAACAACCCAGGCGTCCGCGTTGAATAGCGCCACCGCGAGCGAACCGCCCAGCGCCGACACCACATACAGCACGGCGAAACGGAGCGAACCGATCACTGGCTCCAAGGCACGACCAAAGATCCACACCGAAAGCATGTTGAACGCGAAGTGCAAGAAGCCGAGGTGCAGGAACGCCGAGGTCAGCATCCGCCACGGCTCAAACACCGTGTTTCCGGCGAAGTCCACATGCTGTAAGTCGGTGAACTGTGGCGAATAGGCACCCGCCTGGGTGATCCAATCGTTGCCGGTGATCAGACGCGAGAGCTGAGCAATACCGGCGAGCACCGTGATCGCGATGATGATGTAGGTGGCTGGAGAATCTCCACCGAACAATCGCTGCGTGATCGGACCGCGTGCCGCCGACCGCATCCGTCGACGCTCTGACCGACCAGAGCGGCCACCGGGAATGACCCGAAGGCCACGCACAGAGCCCGCGCCGGCAGCATCGCCTCGCAGGCATTCGGGGCAGATCACGCCAACCGGCGCCTCAGTTTGGCAATCGACACAAATCGTGCGGGTACACCGCTGGCACAGCACAAAACTGCGCCGATCAGGGTGTCGATAGCAGTAGTTATCGGGATGCTCGGCACCGGCAGCTGAATCGCTCATAGTCATATTGTGGTCGCGAATCCCGGATAACTACACGCAGGCGGTGCCGAGTGTCGCACGTACGGGTGCGTCACCCGGTCACCGCCCGGTTTGATTGGTGAACAGGATCTAGAGCTGCTCGACCTCGACCGACTCGATGACAACATCCTGCAGCGGACGGTCGCTCGCGTTGGTCTCAACGGCCTCGATCTTGTCGACAACCTGCTTGGAGGCGTCGTCGGCAACCTCACCGAAGATGGTGTGCTTGCCCTGCAGCCAGGTGGTCGGTGCAGTGGTGATGAAGAACTGCGACCCGTTGGTGCCGCGACCGGCTACTCGGCCAGCGTTGGCCATCGCCAGTACGTAGGGCTTGGTGAAGTCGAGCTCGGGGTGGATCTCGTCGTCGAAGTTGAAGCCCGGGCCGCCGGTACCGGTTCCGGTGCGGTCGCCACCCTGCAACATGAAGTCACGAATGATGCGGTGGAAGATTACGCCCGAGTAGAACGGTTCCTGCTTGGTTTCGCCAGTGGCCGGGTCAACCCACTCGAGCTCTCCGGTGGCCAGGCCAGTGATGACCTTGACCGTGTTCGGCGCGTGGTTGCCGAACAGGTTGAGCTTGATGTCTCCGTGGTTAGTGTGCAGCGTCATAACTGCGGTTGCGTTGGTCATGGTGCAATCCTTACATAAGGCAGTCGACTGGTATTCATCCACCACGCAGGTTCGCGCGCCCCGATACTTGTTACCCCCCATCCCAGCCGGGTTCAGGAATGGCCAATATCTGCATGCCAAGATAGTGATGTCCAATCCTGTATTGACCAATCAAGCTATTGGGTAGACCATCCCGGAGGTAGAAATGGCACTCTCAAGGAAGAACAAGCGCAAGCTCAACCGTCTGCGCCGCGACGCCGACCGCCTCTGGTCGGAACAGCAGGCCGTGTTCCAGAAGGCAAGCGAGCTGGTAGGCCGCGCCGGTGGCGCAGCGAAGTCCTACGCCGACAGCGAGATCGCTCCGGTCGTTCGCAAGCGCGTTGACAACGACATCCGCCCCGCATTCGACCGCGGTGTTGAAGGTGGCCGCCGCGCCCTCGCGCAGGCCGACCAGTTCATTCAGAAGAACGTCCTGCCCGCCGTTGCTCACGTTGGTGGCAACGTCACCGGCGCGGTACGCGAGGTGCTCGACTCGGAGCCCGTGAAGAACGTTCAGCAGCGCGCAGGTCAGTTCCAGCAGGAAGCATCGAAGAACTTCCAGCGCGCCCAGAAAGAGGTCTCGAAGCGTCAGGCACGCATCGAGAAGGAGCTTAAGAAGAAGCAGAAGAAGTCGGGCCCCGGCTTCGGCGGCTGGTTCCTCATCGGTGCCGGTGTTGCCGCAATCTCGGCCGTTGGCTACGCACTGTGGCAGACCTTCCGCGCTGACGACGACCTCTGGATTGCTGACGAAGAACTCGACGCACCGGTAACCAAGGTCGTAACCGACAAGTAGTCGCATCCGCGGCGAAACAATCACGGGCCTCGCGTGACGCGGGGCCCGTATTGTGTTTCCGGATGCGATCGCTACAGCTCGGCAGGTAGCTCGCTGTTCGCGTTGTGCTCATCCAGCGGTTCAGCGGTGGTATCAAGTTGCGGCAGCTGCACCGGGGGCCGGCGCTTAGGACCGCCGAGCCCTTCAAGGTGACCATTGCGCGGGCGTTCGTGGTACAGCCGCATAGCAACGCGCACCAGCGAGACCGTCTGCAGTTTCTTGACCTCGCGCAGATCGAACCAACGCGCCTCATCCGTCGTGCCGTGCTCTTCGGCGCGCAGTTCACCGCCGATCACACTCGCCTGATACACAATGCGAACATTCTGGAGCGGTGCCTCTTGTGGGCGGCCCTTGCGGCGACGGTTGCGCGCGTTAACGACGATTGAGTCCACCCCGAGGAGCTGATCCAGCTGCGCGTGGTAGCCGGTTTCTTCCCAGATCTCGCGGATGGCAGCGTCGTGGGGGTCCTCCCCGGCCTCTACCCCGCCACCCGGCAGGGTCCATCCCGAACGTCCGCGAGAGTTCCAGTGGGCGAGCAGCACCTGGCCGTCTCGCACAATTACTCCGTACGCGCCAACTCGGAATCGCATCCTGACTCCTTTCGTTGGCTGATGGCATCACAGCGGTCTACCGGATGCGGTATCGGTCTTCCGCGACACCTGTTCGGTGAATCACGCGGTACATAACATTCGAGTTTACGTCGTTGGGGTTCCAGAATGTGCGAAACAGCACAACCTGCTGACTCAGCACCGGCGAGCGGCTGCCTTATTACGTCGCCCACCTCAGGTACCGGCCCTCCCGCGGACAAATGGCGCAAATACGGGCCACCAACCCGTATATAGCGATGCCGATGACTATTTGCGCCATTTCTCCGCAAACGGTGCAGTAGCACCAGAAAGGCTGCCGTAGATACCCTGGTGAGCAAGTAAAGAGCACGGATAGGGGGCGAACCGGCACCAACCAAGTTGCCTGCTAGCAACAGAATCGGAAACCGTGGACTCCATCGGCACCCCAGGAAAACACTGAGTCCCCCACGAAGAACTCGTAGGGGACTCACCACCCGTGGAGCCTGCGGGAATCGAACCCGCGACCTCCTGCTTGCAAAGCAGGCGCTCTACCAATTGAGCTAAGGCCCCGTTCGGTACATTGCTGCACCAGTGGGTCTACCAGGACTTGAACCTGGGACCTCTTCGTTATCAGCGAAGCGCTCTAACCGCCTGAGCTATAGACCCGTAAACATTTCCCTCTCGGGAGCTGTTCAGCACAAGAAACGAGACTACCGCACCAATCGCTGCTCGCGCAACTTGACGGCGCAACGCTTCTAGTTGTTTGTGAATCCAAACACCAAACCACCGGTGATGCGCACC encodes:
- a CDS encoding rhomboid family intramembrane serine protease, encoding MSDSAAGAEHPDNYCYRHPDRRSFVLCQRCTRTICVDCQTEAPVGVICPECLRGDAAGAGSVRGLRVIPGGRSGRSERRRMRSAARGPITQRLFGGDSPATYIIIAITVLAGIAQLSRLITGNDWITQAGAYSPQFTDLQHVDFAGNTVFEPWRMLTSAFLHLGFLHFAFNMLSVWIFGRALEPVIGSLRFAVLYVVSALGGSLAVALFNADAWVVGASGAIFGLFAAWFVVLRTSGQDVTSMLILIALNVVISFTNPGVSWEAHVGGLAIGLLCGWLTVHDLRAAKQPARLGLWCQLAIAVACVGLPPLMGTLL
- a CDS encoding peptidylprolyl isomerase — protein: MTNATAVMTLHTNHGDIKLNLFGNHAPNTVKVITGLATGELEWVDPATGETKQEPFYSGVIFHRIIRDFMLQGGDRTGTGTGGPGFNFDDEIHPELDFTKPYVLAMANAGRVAGRGTNGSQFFITTAPTTWLQGKHTIFGEVADDASKQVVDKIEAVETNASDRPLQDVVIESVEVEQL
- a CDS encoding NUDIX domain-containing protein, which codes for MRFRVGAYGVIVRDGQVLLAHWNSRGRSGWTLPGGGVEAGEDPHDAAIREIWEETGYHAQLDQLLGVDSIVVNARNRRRKGRPQEAPLQNVRIVYQASVIGGELRAEEHGTTDEARWFDLREVKKLQTVSLVRVAMRLYHERPRNGHLEGLGGPKRRPPVQLPQLDTTAEPLDEHNANSELPAEL